From the genome of Geminocystis herdmanii PCC 6308, one region includes:
- a CDS encoding Ycf66 family protein, translating to MLAYFLAIVMAMISLTLYLNAFISPKIHRQDDFLWSGLGLFYALTLWICAGKITGAVLLGQLAVVSLAIAFIWENRQIRKLIIADTESNNGLEGFSLLSFILTSFNKISQLAKKKTPVVTRKTSTKTDEKTPEIEEKNLEIKENLEVESEKNQPFPKEIIEKKVTVEINTEKPLQEDTQTVESVIEEVIQEEIEVDLNEVSPSENNLDDDFDIDSLGLSQSTDNISNESEKSKSNIFSKLMRFFRKSSPENRNEKETSPSVIETNESEIEPEIDLNISATEVETAIENLDLVDSNSDSEEVEKITEENDLTKDSLKEEEIIESITDEIETETIESIADDVETETVESITDDVETETVESITDDVETETVESITDEIETETIESIADDVETETVESIADDVETETVESIADDVETETVESIADDVETEAENNPQNTIATEDSSIEQRHFVIEPSSAPDSDNVK from the coding sequence ATGTTAGCTTACTTTCTCGCCATCGTTATGGCTATGATTAGTCTAACACTATATCTTAACGCTTTTATTAGTCCCAAAATTCATCGGCAAGATGATTTTCTTTGGAGTGGACTAGGTTTGTTTTATGCTTTAACTCTCTGGATATGTGCAGGAAAAATTACAGGAGCGGTATTATTAGGACAATTAGCAGTAGTATCTTTGGCGATCGCATTTATCTGGGAAAATCGACAAATTAGAAAATTAATCATTGCTGATACGGAATCGAATAATGGGTTAGAAGGTTTTTCTCTTTTAAGTTTCATTCTCACTTCTTTTAATAAAATCTCTCAATTAGCGAAAAAGAAAACCCCAGTTGTTACGAGAAAAACTTCTACTAAAACCGATGAAAAAACGCCTGAAATAGAAGAAAAAAATCTTGAAATAAAAGAGAATTTAGAAGTCGAATCTGAAAAAAATCAACCATTCCCAAAGGAAATAATCGAGAAAAAAGTAACCGTAGAAATTAACACCGAAAAGCCATTACAGGAAGACACTCAAACCGTTGAAAGTGTTATTGAAGAAGTTATCCAAGAAGAAATAGAAGTTGACTTAAACGAAGTTTCACCCTCAGAAAATAATCTTGATGATGATTTTGATATAGATTCTTTAGGATTATCTCAATCTACAGATAATATTAGTAATGAATCAGAAAAATCTAAAAGTAATATTTTTAGTAAATTGATGAGATTTTTCCGTAAGTCTTCTCCAGAAAATAGGAATGAAAAAGAAACTTCTCCATCTGTTATAGAAACCAACGAATCAGAAATTGAGCCTGAAATTGATCTTAATATTAGCGCCACAGAAGTAGAAACAGCTATTGAGAATTTAGATTTAGTGGATTCTAATAGTGATAGTGAAGAAGTTGAGAAAATAACAGAGGAAAATGATTTAACGAAAGACTCTCTTAAGGAAGAAGAAATTATCGAGTCGATTACTGATGAGATAGAAACAGAAACTATTGAGTCGATTGCTGACGATGTAGAAACAGAAACTGTTGAGTCGATTACTGATGATGTAGAAACAGAAACTGTTGAGTCGATTACTGATGATGTAGAAACAGAAACTGTTGAGTCGATTACTGATGAGATAGAAACAGAAACTATTGAGTCGATTGCTGATGATGTAGAAACAGAAACTGTTGAGTCGATTGCTGATGATGTAGAAACAGAAACTGTTGAGTCGATTGCTGATGATGTAGAAACAGAAACTGTTGAGTCGATTGCTGACGATGTAGAAACAGAAGCAGAAAATAATCCACAGAATACAATTGCAACTGAGGATAGCTCGATCGAGCAGCGCCACTTCGTGATCGAACCTTCCTCAGCCCCAGACTCTGATAATGTAAAATGA
- the gmk gene encoding guanylate kinase, with the protein MTQEGKLVVITGPSGVGKGTIVKALLSKYSQIFVSISATTRVPRQGEVDKKDYYFLSRDEFEQMINDHQLLEWAEYAGNYYGTPRQPVLEQINQGKIIILEIEVLGARLIKDSFPLATSIFILPPSLDILEQRLRGRATDAEEVIIKRLAKAREELAVSDEFDYQVINDNLESSIELVESIIFPAVS; encoded by the coding sequence ATGACTCAAGAGGGAAAATTGGTTGTCATCACCGGACCTAGTGGAGTAGGTAAGGGTACAATAGTTAAGGCTTTACTGTCTAAATATTCTCAGATTTTTGTGTCTATATCTGCGACAACTCGTGTGCCTCGTCAGGGAGAAGTTGATAAAAAGGATTATTATTTTTTGTCTCGTGATGAATTTGAACAAATGATTAATGATCATCAACTGTTAGAATGGGCTGAGTATGCTGGAAACTATTATGGCACTCCTCGTCAACCTGTGTTAGAGCAAATTAATCAGGGTAAAATTATTATCTTAGAAATTGAAGTTTTAGGAGCAAGATTGATTAAAGATAGTTTCCCTTTAGCTACGAGCATTTTTATTTTACCCCCTTCTTTAGATATTTTAGAGCAAAGATTGAGGGGAAGAGCTACAGATGCCGAGGAAGTTATTATTAAACGTTTGGCTAAAGCAAGGGAAGAATTAGCCGTTAGTGATGAGTTTGATTATCAGGTTATTAATGATAATTTAGAAAGTTCGATCGAACTGGTGGAAAGTATAATTTTTCCTGCGGTTTCCTAA
- the rseP gene encoding RIP metalloprotease RseP yields the protein MSVLAAIAVLGLLIVVHELGHFGAARLQGIRVSKFSIGFGPVLAKYDGKETEYALRAFPLGGYVGFPDDDPDSNISLDDPDLLRNRPVFDRAIVISAGVIANLIFAYFLLVGQATTVGIQDINYQAGVLIPEIITEVNSPAVTAGLQGGDVILAINNQTLPAEETALETLRKTIQDSPNQILQFTVKRGDDTFILPITPELTDNGKGKIGVMLAPNGEFIKRRPRDIIEAFTVGAQQFERYTKLTIQGFAQLITNFQDNVKQVAGPVAIVAVGAELAKNDLGNLFQFGALISINLAIINILPLPALDGGQLAFLAVEGIMGKPLPNKLQEGIMQTGLVLLLGLGIFLILRDTANLAFVQQLLPQ from the coding sequence ATGTCAGTATTGGCGGCTATAGCAGTTTTAGGTTTATTAATAGTAGTTCACGAATTAGGACATTTTGGAGCGGCTCGATTACAAGGTATTCGAGTTAGTAAGTTTTCCATCGGTTTTGGGCCAGTTTTAGCTAAATATGATGGTAAAGAAACAGAGTACGCTCTGAGAGCTTTTCCTTTAGGGGGTTATGTGGGTTTTCCTGATGATGATCCTGATAGTAATATATCTTTAGATGATCCTGATTTACTGCGTAATCGCCCTGTATTCGATCGAGCCATCGTTATCAGTGCTGGAGTTATCGCTAATCTAATTTTTGCTTATTTCCTTTTAGTAGGTCAAGCAACCACTGTCGGCATACAAGATATAAATTATCAAGCAGGGGTTTTAATTCCCGAAATTATCACCGAAGTTAACTCTCCAGCCGTAACGGCAGGATTACAAGGTGGGGATGTGATATTAGCTATCAACAATCAAACTTTACCCGCCGAAGAAACTGCCTTAGAAACCTTAAGAAAAACCATTCAAGACTCTCCCAATCAGATTTTACAATTTACCGTCAAAAGAGGAGACGACACTTTTATTTTACCGATTACCCCAGAATTAACAGACAATGGTAAGGGAAAAATCGGAGTCATGTTAGCACCCAACGGAGAATTTATTAAGCGCCGTCCCCGTGATATTATAGAAGCCTTTACGGTAGGCGCACAACAATTTGAACGTTATACAAAACTGACTATTCAAGGTTTCGCTCAATTAATAACTAACTTTCAAGATAACGTTAAACAAGTAGCTGGTCCTGTTGCGATCGTAGCGGTAGGTGCAGAATTAGCAAAAAACGACTTAGGAAACCTATTTCAATTTGGTGCATTAATTAGCATCAACTTAGCCATTATCAACATTTTACCCCTTCCTGCCCTAGATGGAGGACAACTAGCCTTTCTAGCCGTAGAAGGAATAATGGGGAAACCCTTACCCAATAAATTGCAAGAAGGAATTATGCAAACTGGCTTAGTCTTGCTATTAGGTTTAGGCATCTTCTTAATATTAAGAGATACTGCCAACTTAGCTTTTGTGCAACAATTATTACCGCAATAA
- a CDS encoding single-stranded DNA-binding protein has translation MNSCVLMAKIVRSPQLRYTQDSQLAVTEMMVEFDNLSPNNPPSNLKVVAWGNLATEIEQKYVEGNQVVLTGRLKMDLVERQGYKEKTTELIISHIYPLNGGDDRNKVVSLNDYKSGDNGEEGVNSDEEDSGIDENKLDHIPF, from the coding sequence ATGAATAGTTGTGTGTTAATGGCAAAAATAGTTCGTAGTCCTCAATTAAGATACACTCAAGATAGTCAATTAGCTGTTACAGAAATGATGGTGGAGTTTGATAATCTTTCCCCCAATAATCCCCCTTCTAATTTAAAAGTGGTTGCTTGGGGAAATTTAGCCACAGAAATTGAACAAAAATATGTGGAAGGCAATCAAGTTGTCTTAACTGGGCGTTTAAAAATGGATTTGGTAGAAAGACAAGGATATAAAGAAAAAACAACAGAGTTAATCATTTCTCACATATACCCTTTAAATGGTGGGGACGATCGAAATAAAGTTGTCAGCTTAAATGATTACAAATCCGGGGATAATGGAGAAGAAGGTGTTAATTCTGACGAGGAAGATTCGGGCATTGACGAAAATAAACTAGATCATATTCCATTTTAA
- the petB gene encoding cytochrome b6 — translation MFTKQVTDSPVYKWFNDRLEVDAISDDISSKYVPPHVNIFYCLGGITLTCFLIQFATGFAMTFYYKPTVTEAFTSVQFIMNEVNFGWLIRSIHRWSASMMVLMLILHVFRVYLTGGFKKPRELTWIVGVTMAVITVSFGVTGYSLPWDQVGYWAVKIVSGVPAAIPVVGDQMVELLRGGASVGQATLTRFYTIHTFVLPWLMAVFMLLHFLLIRKQGISGPL, via the coding sequence ATGTTTACTAAACAAGTAACCGATTCTCCTGTTTATAAATGGTTTAACGATCGTCTCGAAGTAGATGCGATTTCAGATGATATTAGTAGCAAATACGTTCCCCCCCACGTCAATATTTTTTATTGCTTAGGTGGAATTACCCTAACTTGCTTCTTAATTCAGTTTGCCACTGGGTTTGCCATGACTTTTTACTACAAACCCACCGTTACGGAAGCCTTCACTTCTGTTCAATTTATCATGAATGAAGTTAACTTCGGTTGGTTGATTCGATCGATCCATCGTTGGTCTGCCAGTATGATGGTATTGATGTTAATCCTCCATGTATTCCGTGTTTACTTAACTGGTGGATTCAAAAAACCTCGTGAATTAACTTGGATTGTGGGTGTAACAATGGCAGTTATTACCGTTTCCTTCGGTGTAACTGGTTACTCCTTACCTTGGGATCAAGTAGGTTATTGGGCGGTTAAAATTGTATCTGGTGTACCTGCGGCTATTCCCGTCGTTGGGGATCAAATGGTAGAACTTTTGAGAGGTGGTGCAAGTGTAGGTCAAGCTACCTTAACCCGTTTCTATACCATTCACACTTTTGTTTTACCTTGGTTAATGGCAGTGTTTATGTTATTACACTTCCTCTTAATCCGTAAACAAGGTATTTCGGGTCCTTTGTAA
- a CDS encoding Rrf2 family transcriptional regulator, protein MKLTKKGYYAVKALLDLSLQEHDRAVSVSAIATRQNLPAPYLEKILIKIRHAGLIKSIRGMQGGYILALPPEEISLGDILTAVGDKIEPLSSHHLNRNSAEDWVTMTLWKRLNQKFQEGIFKITLADLYYDARSRQASQGEDNNFII, encoded by the coding sequence ATGAAGTTAACAAAAAAAGGTTATTATGCGGTGAAGGCATTACTAGATTTGAGTCTTCAAGAACACGATCGAGCTGTGTCAGTAAGTGCGATCGCCACTCGTCAAAATTTACCTGCACCTTACTTAGAGAAAATATTAATTAAAATTCGTCATGCTGGTTTAATTAAGTCTATCAGAGGAATGCAGGGGGGTTATATATTAGCTTTACCGCCAGAGGAGATTTCTTTAGGGGATATTTTAACAGCAGTGGGAGATAAAATTGAGCCTTTATCGTCTCATCATTTGAATCGAAATTCGGCAGAGGATTGGGTAACAATGACTTTATGGAAACGTTTGAATCAAAAATTTCAAGAAGGGATTTTTAAGATCACTTTAGCAGATTTATATTATGATGCTCGTAGTCGTCAAGCCTCCCAAGGGGAAGATAACAATTTTATTATTTAA
- a CDS encoding lipoyl protein ligase domain-containing protein, with translation MNTWRFIPLMEGDGKLQMMIDQWLLTQHQKYNHPPTLRFYTWNPPAISLGVSQKRHFPSHWHNLTYEGKPLDLVKRPSGGRGVLHQGDLTYMVVTSHLDGNLDTVYRQICQFLILGWQKLGVNLDFGQPESKYLQSANCFKLATNADLVDRQGNKFIGSAQLKKGKFTLQHGSMLLKPDLKLFQQVFNTTPPSPVLPLMSLSSIVSALTEAAAECFNCNFETQPLSQKELKDIKNLII, from the coding sequence ATGAATACATGGCGTTTTATCCCTTTGATGGAAGGTGACGGTAAGTTACAAATGATGATCGATCAGTGGCTACTAACACAACATCAAAAATACAATCATCCTCCTACCCTCAGATTTTATACATGGAATCCTCCAGCCATTTCTTTAGGCGTTAGCCAAAAACGCCATTTTCCTAGTCATTGGCACAATCTCACCTATGAAGGAAAACCTTTAGACTTGGTGAAACGTCCTAGTGGTGGGAGAGGAGTACTGCATCAAGGGGATTTAACTTATATGGTAGTAACATCCCATTTAGACGGAAATTTAGATACAGTATATCGGCAAATATGCCAATTTTTAATTTTAGGATGGCAAAAATTAGGGGTAAATTTAGATTTTGGACAACCTGAAAGCAAATATCTACAATCCGCTAATTGCTTCAAATTAGCTACTAATGCGGATTTGGTCGATCGACAGGGGAATAAGTTTATCGGTAGTGCGCAACTCAAAAAGGGTAAATTTACCCTGCAACACGGTTCAATGTTATTAAAACCCGATTTAAAGCTATTTCAACAAGTTTTTAATACTACCCCTCCCTCTCCTGTCTTACCTTTGATGTCTTTAAGTTCGATCGTCTCCGCCTTAACCGAAGCCGCCGCCGAATGTTTTAATTGTAACTTTGAAACACAACCATTATCACAGAAAGAATTAAAAGATATAAAGAATTTAATAATTTAG
- the petD gene encoding cytochrome b6-f complex subunit IV yields the protein MSNPNSQLIKKPDLNDPKLRAKLAQNMGHHYYGEIAWPNDILYMFPVCILGALGLIVGLSILDPAMIGEPADPFATPLEILPEWYLYPVFQILRVLPNKLLGIACQAAIPLGLMLVPFIESVNKFQNPFRRPIAMTVFLFGTLVTLWLGAGSVFPIDKSLTLGLF from the coding sequence ATGTCTAATCCTAATTCTCAATTAATCAAAAAACCTGATCTCAACGATCCAAAATTAAGAGCAAAATTAGCTCAAAACATGGGTCATCACTACTACGGTGAGATTGCGTGGCCTAATGATATTCTTTATATGTTCCCTGTTTGTATTTTAGGGGCATTAGGTTTAATTGTTGGTTTATCCATTCTCGATCCTGCTATGATTGGCGAACCTGCTGATCCTTTTGCAACTCCTTTGGAAATCTTACCTGAGTGGTATTTATACCCAGTATTCCAAATTTTGCGCGTTTTACCTAACAAACTTTTAGGTATTGCTTGTCAAGCGGCGATTCCTTTGGGTTTAATGTTAGTACCTTTCATTGAAAGTGTTAACAAGTTCCAAAATCCTTTCCGTCGCCCCATTGCCATGACTGTATTTTTATTCGGTACGTTAGTCACTCTTTGGTTAGGCGCTGGTTCTGTATTCCCCATTGATAAGTCTTTAACTTTGGGTTTATTCTAG
- the fabZ gene encoding 3-hydroxyacyl-ACP dehydratase FabZ: MEQDLVQNTVTTFSITEIQELLPHRYPFALLDRIIDYTEGQKATGIKNVTINEPFFPGHIPNKPIMPGVLQLEALAQVGGVILTLLPGMKGKFFAYAGVDKARFRRPVIPGDQLVMTVELLSFKRNRIAKMQGKGLVDGQLAVEAEMLFSLFD; encoded by the coding sequence ATGGAACAAGATTTAGTACAAAACACTGTGACAACCTTCTCTATTACAGAAATTCAAGAATTATTACCCCATCGTTATCCTTTTGCTTTGCTCGATCGAATTATTGATTATACAGAAGGACAAAAGGCTACAGGCATTAAAAATGTCACCATCAATGAACCTTTCTTTCCTGGGCATATCCCTAATAAGCCCATAATGCCGGGGGTTTTACAATTAGAAGCCCTAGCACAAGTAGGGGGAGTGATTTTAACTCTTTTACCCGGCATGAAAGGCAAGTTTTTCGCCTATGCTGGGGTAGATAAAGCCCGTTTTCGTCGCCCCGTTATCCCCGGTGATCAATTAGTGATGACAGTTGAGTTACTGTCTTTTAAACGTAATCGTATTGCTAAAATGCAAGGAAAAGGTTTGGTTGATGGACAATTAGCGGTAGAAGCAGAAATGTTATTTTCTCTTTTCGATTAA
- the moeB gene encoding molybdopterin-synthase adenylyltransferase MoeB → MLNPNLDAIELNKEEYERYARHIILPEVGLEGQKRIKAASVFCVGTGGLGSPLLLYLAASGIGRIGIVDFDIVDASNLQRQIIHGTSWVGKPKIESAKNRILEINPACQVDLYETRLSADNALAILEPYDIVIDGTDNFPTRYLVNDACVLLNKPNVYGSIFRFEGQATVFNYEGGPNYRDLYPEPPPPGMVPSCAEGGVLGVLPGIIGTIQATEAIKIILGAKNTLNGRLLLFNAWEMKFRELKLRPNPVRPVIEKLIDYEQFCGIPQAKAEEAKDANELQEMTVTELKTLLDSSADDYVLIDVRNPNEYQIAQIPQAVLIPLPDIEDGDGVAKVKELVTGKARLIAHCKLGGRSAKALQILKQAGIEGINVKGGISAWSKEVDSSVPEY, encoded by the coding sequence ATGCTCAATCCTAATTTAGATGCGATCGAACTCAATAAAGAAGAGTATGAGCGCTATGCTAGACATATAATTTTGCCTGAAGTGGGTTTGGAAGGACAAAAACGTATTAAAGCCGCTAGTGTCTTCTGTGTTGGTACTGGTGGACTAGGTTCGCCCCTGCTTCTTTACCTTGCCGCTTCAGGTATCGGTAGAATCGGTATCGTTGACTTTGACATCGTTGACGCTTCCAACTTGCAAAGACAAATCATTCACGGCACATCATGGGTAGGTAAACCTAAAATCGAATCCGCAAAAAACCGTATTTTAGAAATCAATCCAGCCTGTCAAGTGGATTTATATGAGACTCGTTTAAGTGCAGACAACGCCCTTGCTATTCTCGAACCCTATGATATAGTCATTGATGGTACAGATAATTTTCCTACCCGTTACCTCGTTAACGATGCTTGTGTATTGTTAAATAAACCTAACGTTTACGGCTCAATCTTCCGTTTTGAAGGACAAGCAACGGTGTTTAACTATGAAGGTGGACCGAACTATCGTGACTTATACCCTGAGCCTCCACCGCCGGGGATGGTGCCTTCCTGTGCCGAAGGAGGTGTGTTAGGAGTACTCCCCGGTATCATTGGCACAATTCAAGCTACTGAGGCGATTAAGATTATTTTAGGGGCAAAAAATACCCTCAACGGGCGTTTATTGTTATTCAATGCGTGGGAAATGAAGTTTAGAGAGTTGAAATTACGCCCTAATCCTGTGCGCCCTGTCATTGAGAAATTGATTGATTATGAACAGTTTTGCGGTATTCCTCAAGCAAAAGCAGAAGAAGCAAAAGACGCTAATGAGTTACAGGAAATGACGGTAACGGAGTTAAAAACTTTGTTAGATAGTTCGGCGGATGACTATGTTTTAATCGATGTGCGTAATCCTAATGAGTATCAAATCGCTCAAATTCCTCAAGCGGTGTTAATTCCTTTACCTGATATTGAAGACGGTGACGGAGTAGCTAAGGTTAAGGAGTTAGTAACTGGTAAAGCTCGTTTGATTGCTCATTGTAAGCTAGGAGGTCGATCGGCTAAAGCCTTACAAATTCTTAAACAAGCAGGAATTGAAGGTATTAACGTCAAAGGTGGTATCTCTGCTTGGAGTAAGGAAGTCGATTCTTCTGTACCTGAATATTAA
- the galE gene encoding UDP-glucose 4-epimerase GalE — protein sequence MTILVTGGAGYIGSHTVKLLKSKGYDLLVFDNLVYGHQYIIDRLEVDFIQGDLIDRALLDKIFQEYKIDAVIHFAAYAYVGESMENPAKYYRNNTVATLNLLEAMESAGVKNIVFSSTCATYGIPNEIPITESHPQNPINTYGYTKLVVEKMLADFQRAYGWEYVAFRYFNAAGASVDGLIGEDHNPEPHLIPLVLYTALGKRDSVSILGDDYPTPDGTCIRDYIHVEDLAQAHLLGVEYLLKGGKSEVFNLGNGNGFSVKEVIESAKKVTQKDFTVKIDDRRPGDPPMLVGSSEKARKILGWQPEYPDIETIIRHAWQWHQKEKD from the coding sequence ATGACTATTTTAGTTACTGGTGGCGCAGGTTATATTGGTTCTCATACCGTTAAACTTTTAAAAAGTAAGGGTTATGATTTGCTGGTGTTTGATAATTTAGTCTATGGACACCAATATATCATCGATCGATTAGAAGTCGATTTTATTCAAGGAGATTTGATCGATCGAGCATTATTAGATAAAATTTTTCAAGAATATAAAATTGATGCCGTGATTCATTTTGCCGCCTATGCCTATGTCGGTGAATCCATGGAAAACCCTGCCAAATATTATCGTAACAATACCGTTGCCACTCTCAATTTATTGGAAGCGATGGAAAGTGCAGGAGTCAAAAATATTGTCTTTTCCTCCACCTGTGCCACTTACGGAATACCCAATGAAATTCCCATTACGGAAAGTCATCCCCAAAACCCCATTAACACCTATGGTTATACCAAATTAGTCGTAGAGAAGATGTTAGCAGATTTTCAACGCGCCTACGGTTGGGAATATGTGGCTTTTCGTTATTTTAATGCCGCAGGAGCTTCTGTGGATGGTTTAATAGGAGAAGATCATAATCCTGAGCCTCATTTAATACCGTTAGTGTTATATACCGCCTTAGGAAAACGGGATTCTGTATCTATTTTAGGAGATGATTATCCCACTCCAGACGGCACTTGTATTCGAGATTATATCCATGTGGAAGACTTAGCCCAAGCCCATTTATTAGGAGTAGAATACCTCTTGAAAGGTGGTAAAAGTGAAGTTTTTAATCTTGGTAATGGTAATGGTTTCTCTGTCAAAGAAGTCATTGAAAGTGCAAAAAAAGTCACCCAAAAAGATTTTACTGTAAAAATAGACGATCGTCGCCCCGGTGATCCACCTATGTTAGTGGGAAGTAGTGAAAAAGCTCGAAAAATTTTAGGTTGGCAACCTGAATACCCCGATATTGAAACTATTATTCGTCATGCTTGGCAATGGCATCAAAAGGAAAAAGATTAG
- the lpdA gene encoding dihydrolipoyl dehydrogenase: protein MSKFDYDLIIIGAGVGGHGAALHGVKMGLKTAIIEAGDMGGTCVNRGCIPSKALLAASGKVRELSHHEHLQSMGVNVGGVSFDRKLIADHANDLVSKIQGDLTNSLKRLNVDIIKGWGKVLASQKVGVITDNGEKVFTAKEIMLCPGSTPFVPRGVEVDGKTVYTSDQAVKLESLPQWIAIIGSGYIGLEFADVYTALGSEITMIEALDQLMPTFDPDIAKIAEKVLINSRDIETYTGVFATKITPGNPVTIELTDAKTKEVVEILEVDACLVATGRIPATKNLGLENLGVETERGFIPVNDKMQVLKDGKVVPHLWAVGDANGKMMLAHAASGQGIIAVENMCGNEKSIDYRSIPAAAFTHPEISYVGLSEPQAKELGKNEKFEVATVKTFFKGNSKALAEKETDGIAKIIYRKDTGELLGVHIIGIHASDLIQEAANAIANRESVHQLAFNIHAHPTLSEVLDEAYKRAS, encoded by the coding sequence ATGAGTAAGTTTGATTATGATTTAATCATTATCGGTGCTGGTGTTGGTGGTCATGGTGCAGCCCTTCATGGTGTTAAAATGGGTTTAAAAACCGCTATCATCGAAGCGGGAGACATGGGGGGTACTTGTGTTAATCGTGGTTGTATCCCTTCTAAAGCCTTATTAGCCGCTTCGGGTAAGGTAAGAGAGTTATCTCATCATGAGCATTTACAGAGTATGGGTGTTAATGTTGGTGGTGTTAGTTTCGATCGAAAACTCATTGCCGATCATGCTAACGATTTAGTCAGCAAAATTCAAGGAGATTTAACCAATAGTTTAAAGCGTCTTAACGTTGACATTATTAAAGGTTGGGGTAAAGTGTTAGCCTCTCAAAAAGTAGGAGTTATTACCGATAACGGCGAAAAAGTATTTACAGCGAAAGAAATTATGCTCTGCCCTGGCTCAACTCCTTTTGTGCCTAGGGGAGTGGAAGTTGATGGCAAAACCGTTTATACTAGCGATCAAGCTGTCAAATTGGAATCATTACCCCAGTGGATAGCCATTATTGGTAGTGGTTACATCGGTTTGGAATTTGCGGATGTTTATACCGCCTTAGGTAGTGAAATTACCATGATTGAAGCATTAGATCAATTAATGCCTACTTTTGATCCAGATATTGCTAAAATTGCGGAAAAAGTTTTAATCAATAGTCGTGACATCGAAACCTATACAGGAGTTTTCGCCACCAAAATCACCCCCGGAAATCCCGTGACGATCGAACTCACGGATGCTAAAACAAAGGAAGTAGTAGAAATATTAGAAGTAGATGCTTGTTTAGTCGCTACGGGTAGAATCCCCGCTACAAAAAATTTGGGCTTAGAAAATCTGGGAGTAGAAACCGAAAGAGGCTTTATTCCCGTCAACGACAAAATGCAGGTGTTGAAAGATGGTAAAGTCGTACCCCATCTTTGGGCAGTGGGTGACGCTAACGGTAAAATGATGTTAGCCCATGCCGCATCAGGGCAAGGTATCATCGCCGTAGAAAATATGTGCGGTAACGAAAAATCGATCGATTATCGTAGTATTCCCGCCGCCGCCTTTACCCATCCCGAAATCAGCTATGTGGGTTTAAGTGAGCCTCAAGCCAAGGAATTAGGCAAAAATGAAAAATTTGAAGTCGCCACGGTTAAAACTTTCTTTAAAGGCAATTCTAAAGCCCTTGCAGAGAAAGAAACCGATGGTATCGCTAAGATTATTTATCGCAAAGATACGGGAGAATTACTTGGTGTGCATATTATCGGGATTCATGCTTCAGACTTAATTCAAGAAGCCGCTAATGCCATCGCTAATAGAGAATCTGTCCATCAATTAGCCTTCAATATCCATGCCCATCCTACCCTTTCCGAAGTGTTAGACGAGGCTTATAAACGAGCTAGTTAA